The sequence AAATTAAGATAGCATTATTTTTAATTTTTCGCAAAACTAAAAATAATAAATTTCCTAAATTTATACTAAAAAAACGATAAAATGCTTATTTTTTACCCTTTTAAAAATATCTCTTCGCATAAGTTTTTGATTTCTTGCTCCGCCTTGTTGCCATCATTCATCTCGACTACGCCGTAGCCTAGTTGTGTGGCTATTTTGTAGCGCTCGCGCTCAAATATGATCGTGCCCGCTAGCCTTATGTAATCCTCTTGAAGCTCCTCGATAAATGCTTTCAGGCTGTCTATTTTCTTGTATAAAAACGGGTTGGTCGAGGCTCGGTTTATTACAATATAGGCTTGCAGCTTTTCGTTTTGCTCTTTGGCCATTTTTACGATATTGACCATTTTGTCTAGGACGCTTACGTCAAACTGGCTTGGAATGGTCGGGATTATCACGATGTCGCTTAGAGCGATGGCTATTCGCATCTCTCTGCTATCTCGGCCGCCCGTGTCTACGACTATGTCTTTGCCGCGATCTAC is a genomic window of Campylobacter concisus ATCC 51562 containing:
- a CDS encoding AAA family ATPase is translated as MIVSICNEKGGSGKSTLATNIAINQGMVKGESLLLLDTDPQKSIATFLNIRNEEGHPKAFDFAYKYGENLKEFLQNVDRGKDIVVDTGGRDSREMRIAIALSDIVIIPTIPSQFDVSVLDKMVNIVKMAKEQNEKLQAYIVINRASTNPFLYKKIDSLKAFIEELQEDYIRLAGTIIFERERYKIATQLGYGVVEMNDGNKAEQEIKNLCEEIFLKG